The nucleotide window TGATGCCGGTATAATTTATAATATGTACAAAAAGCTATCAGTCATCAGCTATCAGCCATCAGCAGCTGAAAGCTGAAAGCTGAAAGCTGAAAGCTGAAAAATGTCACAAGTAAGCCTAAAAAATGTCACAAAGATATACGGTGAAGACGTAGAAGCGGTAAGAAAGATCTCTTTGGGTGTAGAAAGCAAGGAATTTCTCGTACTTGTAGGCCCTTCCGGATGCGGTAAGTCGACTGTTTTAAGGATGATAGCGGGCCTGGAAGACGTTACGAAAGGCGATATATATATAGGCGACAAGCTGGTCAACGATGTCCCCGCCAAAGACAGGGACATAGCGATGGTATTTCAGAACTATGCGCTCTATCCGCACATGAACGTCTATAATAATATGGCGTTTGGCCTGAAATTGAGAAAGATCCCCGTAAGCGAGATAGACAACCGCGTGAAAGAAGCCGCGGCTATTTTGGGTATAGACAACCTTTTGAAGAGAAAACCCAAAGAATTATCAGGCGGCCAGAAGCAGCGCGTTGCCGTCGGGCGCGCGATAGTGAGAAAACCCCTCGTATTTCTTTTTGACGAACCGCTTTCCAATCTGGACGCAAAATTTCGGGTGCAGATGAGGACCGAAATACATAAATTGCACAACCGCCTTAAGACCACAATGATATATGTTACGCATGACCAGGTAGAAGCGATGACATTGGGCGACAGGGTGGCGGTGATGAGAGACGGCATAATACATCAATGCGATAAGCCCATGAGTATATATGACACTCCGGTGGACAAATTTGTTGCCGGTTTTATAGGAAGCCCGCCTATGAATTTTGTCAATGGCACAATAAATAAAAAGAACGGGCGGCTGTTTTTTGACGAAGGCAATTTTCAAGTTGGCATAGTGGACCAGATGCGAGATGTCCTTTCGCCTTATGCGGGGAAAGACATAATATTCGGCATAAGGCCCGAAGATATATACGACAAGCTGTTTGTAACCAAGGCCCAGCCGGAGGATACCGTAAGCGTTGTAGTAGATGTCGTAGAGACGATGGGATCGGAAGTTTATCTTTATATCAATACACAAAAGCACTCCTTTATCGCAAGAGTAGGCAGTCGAAGCACTCCGGAGATGGGCAAGAAGCTGGATGTAGTCTTCGATATGACTAAAGTGCATTTCTTTGACAAAGATACCGAAAAAACGATTGTATAATTAAATCATTCTATTATTATAATGAAACGATATATCATAGGGGTGGATATCGGCGGTACGAACACCAAAGTCGCGCTTCTTGATTTCGGCGGGCACATCCTTCACAAAAAAGATTTTCTCACCAAAAGTTACGGGAGCGACAGATTACTGGACGGAGTCGCGAAAGAATCTTCAGTTATCCTAAAAGATAAAAGCATAAAAAAGACCGAACTTTTGGGGCTGGGAATCGGATTACCAGGCTTGGTAGATTTCAAAAGAGGCCTGGTTTTTTCTTTGACAAATATACCCCGCTGGAAAGATGTTAAGCTGAAAAGCATACTGGAGAGGAAGCTCCGCATTCCGGTTTTTGTGGATAATGATGTCAAGGTCATGGCGCTGGCGGAGATGAAATACGGCGCCGGCAAAGGATATAAAGACGCGGTATGCCTTACGCTCGGTACGGGCGTAGGGGGCGCCGTAATAATAAACGGCAGTTTATACAGGGGCGCGTCTCTGGTCGCCGGGGAAATAGGGCACGTGCCGCTAAACGAAAATGGACCCGCTTGTAATTGCGGCAGTTTTGGCTGCCTTGAAGCATATGTCGGCAGGGAATATTTTCTTAATAACGTGCGCAAAAAACTGGAACGCTCACCGGACAGCCTCGCCATGAAGATGGCTGAAGGAAATTTATTTTCAGTGACTCCCGAGCTTCTTCAAAAAGCGGCTTTGAAAGGCGATAGTATTGCCAAAGCGGCGTGGCGGGAGATGGGCACTCATATAGGAAACGCGCTGGCGGGCACAGTCAATCTTCTGAATCCCGAGATCATAATAATAGGCGGAGGGATTGCGGGGGCCGGAAAGATATTGTTTGATTCCATAAGATCCGCTGTGGATAAGAAGAGCATGAAAATACAGGCGAAGGCCGTTAGAATAGTTAAAGCAAAACTTGGGAATGATGCCGGTGTAATAGGCGCCGCCGAGATTGTGAAAAGGAACCTTTAGCGTAATGTTTAAAAAGTGTTTATTTGCCCTCATAATTTTCATATCTATCCCCGCAGGGCTTTATGCCATAGAGCCGTCGACGCGACCCCTTTATGATAATGAAAAAACCGGCCAAAAGACCATCCAGGAACTCCAGAAGTCCATATCGAGCATACAGCCTACCGCCGAAGAAACGGCAAGCGAGGAGAGAGCCACTCCGATAGTCGTAAATGGAGACAAGGTCCAGTATGACTACGCAGAAAAGACTGTCAGCGGAACCGGAAATGTTTCCATAACCTACAAAGGCATAAAGCTTACCTGCGACAGCATTGTGATAAACGTAGATGAAAAAGAAGGTGTTGCCGAAGGCAACGTAACGCTTTACCAGGAAGGAAACACTTTTACATCCGATAAAGTTGTTTATAACTTTGCCACCCAAAA belongs to Candidatus Omnitrophota bacterium and includes:
- the ugpC gene encoding sn-glycerol-3-phosphate ABC transporter ATP-binding protein UgpC; translation: MSQVSLKNVTKIYGEDVEAVRKISLGVESKEFLVLVGPSGCGKSTVLRMIAGLEDVTKGDIYIGDKLVNDVPAKDRDIAMVFQNYALYPHMNVYNNMAFGLKLRKIPVSEIDNRVKEAAAILGIDNLLKRKPKELSGGQKQRVAVGRAIVRKPLVFLFDEPLSNLDAKFRVQMRTEIHKLHNRLKTTMIYVTHDQVEAMTLGDRVAVMRDGIIHQCDKPMSIYDTPVDKFVAGFIGSPPMNFVNGTINKKNGRLFFDEGNFQVGIVDQMRDVLSPYAGKDIIFGIRPEDIYDKLFVTKAQPEDTVSVVVDVVETMGSEVYLYINTQKHSFIARVGSRSTPEMGKKLDVVFDMTKVHFFDKDTEKTIV
- a CDS encoding ROK family protein; the encoded protein is MKRYIIGVDIGGTNTKVALLDFGGHILHKKDFLTKSYGSDRLLDGVAKESSVILKDKSIKKTELLGLGIGLPGLVDFKRGLVFSLTNIPRWKDVKLKSILERKLRIPVFVDNDVKVMALAEMKYGAGKGYKDAVCLTLGTGVGGAVIINGSLYRGASLVAGEIGHVPLNENGPACNCGSFGCLEAYVGREYFLNNVRKKLERSPDSLAMKMAEGNLFSVTPELLQKAALKGDSIAKAAWREMGTHIGNALAGTVNLLNPEIIIIGGGIAGAGKILFDSIRSAVDKKSMKIQAKAVRIVKAKLGNDAGVIGAAEIVKRNL